One Alligator mississippiensis isolate rAllMis1 chromosome 16, rAllMis1, whole genome shotgun sequence genomic region harbors:
- the LOC132246588 gene encoding leukocyte elastase inhibitor-like produces MMFQNGYYNLAITEEPEIQVLELPYGKKGEGELSMFIFLPKDIKDNSTGLEQLDSALTYKKFVEWTTMTEMHKQNVNVYLPRFKIQESYDLGKTLQAMGMLHLFDTSKADLSGMNGNRDLAVSKAIHKSYVDVNEEGTEAAAATGVEIIYTSPGMPYEFKADHPFLYLIKNNVTNSVLFYGQCTSP; encoded by the exons ATGATGTTTCAGAATGGCTACTACAATCTGGCCATCACAGAGGAACCTGAGATTCAAGTGCTCGAACTCCCCTACGgtaaaaaaggagaaggagaactgAGTATGTTCATTTTTTTACCAAAAGATATCAAGGATAACTCCACTGGCCTGGAACAG CTTGACAGCGCACTCACCTATAAAAAATTTGTAGAGTGGACCACAATGACGGAGATGCATAAACAAAACGTGAATGTGTACCTGCCCCGATTCAAGATTCAGGAAAGCTATGAccttgggaaaactctgcagGCTATGGGGATGCTCCATTTGTTTGACACTTCAAAGGCTGATTTATCAGGAATGAACGGAAACCGTGATCTGGCTGTGTCCAAAGCCATCCATAAATCTTACGTGGATGTTAATGAAGAGGGcactgaagcagctgctgctacaggggttgaaataatttatacaagtcctgggatgcctTATGAGTTTAAGGCTGACCACCCCTTCCTCTACCTTATCAAAAACAATGTAACCAACAGCGTTCTCTTTTATGGCCAATGTACCTCTCCTTAA